The following is a genomic window from Amycolatopsis acidiphila.
GCGGTCGTCATGGCCGCCAGTGTATCGACAGGAATCGATGGTTGTGTCAATCGATGTCGGTCGATAGAGTCTCGTTCAGTTCAATCGAACTGGATCGATGGAAGGGGCCGGGATGGACGAGCTACCCGTGGTCGTGGTGGGGGCGGGGCCGGTCGGTCTGGCCGCCGCGGCGGAGCTGGCCGAACGTGGGCTGCCGGCGCTGGTGCTCGAGCGTGGTCCGCGGGCCGGGGCCGCCGTGGCGGAGTGGAACCACGTGCGGTTGTTCTCGTCGTGGTCGGAGCTGGTGGGCCCGGCTGCCGGGCGGCTGCTCGCGGCGACGGGCTGGCAGCGCCCCGACCCGGCGGCATATCCGACCGGGCAGGACTGGGTGGCGCGCTACCTGGAGCCGCTCGCCGCCGCATTGGGGGAACGGGTGCGCTTCGGCGCCGAGGTCGTGGGCGTCGCGCGCCGCGGCCGGGACCGGGTGGTGGACCACGGCCGGGACACCGAACCGCTGACCGTGCACGTGCGCCGGGCCGGCGGGGGTGAGGAGCTGACCACCGCACGCGCCGTCGTCGATGCCTCCGGCACCTGGCCCGAGCCCAACCCGCTCGGCGGGGACGGCCTGCCGGCGCCGGGGGAGAAGGCCGCCGCCGACCGAATCGCCTATCGCATCCCGAACCTGGCGGACGCGGCGGTGCGGGCCCGCTATGCGGGCAAGCACGTGGTCGTCGCCGGCAGCGGGCACTCGGCGCTGACCGCGTTGGTCGCCTTGTCGGGTGTCGCGGGGCAGACCAGCTGGATCCTGCGCCGCGGCGCGGTCGGGAACACCTTCGGCGGTGGCGAAGCCGACCAGCTCCCGGCCCGTGGCGCGCTCGGCTTGCGTGCCAGAGACGCCGTGGCAGCGGGCCTCGTCAGGGTGGTGACCGGGTTCCGCACCGAGACGGTCTCCCGCGACGACGAGGGACGCCTGGTGCTGACCTCGCCGCAGGGGCACCGGGTGGACGGCGTGGACGAGGTCGTGGCCGTGACCGGGTTCCGGCCCGACCTCTCCTGGCTTTCCGAGCTGCGGCTGGACCTGGACGCGACTTTGCAGGCGCCGGTGGCGCTGGCGCCGCTGATCGACCCGAACGTGCACTCCTGCGGCACCGTCTACCCGCACGGGGTGAAGGAGCTCGCGCATCCGGAGCCGAACGTGTTCCTGGCCGGGATGAAGAGCTACGGCCGTGCCCCGACGTTCCTCGCGAGGACCGGCTACGAGCAGGTCCGCTCGATCGCCGCCGCGCTGGCGGGCGACCACGAAGCCGCGGAGCGGGTGGAACTCCCGCCGGCCGAGACCGGGGTGTGCGGTGGTGCCGGGCTGTTCGACGAGCCAGAGGGGGGCGCGTCGGCCGGCGGGTGCTGTGGCGCGCCGGCGGAGCCGCGGCTGATCTCCCTGTCGCCTCCTCGCTGAGGCCGCTGATGGGGGTGCAGACGGTGGCGCAGCCCGGGCTGCGCCGGGTGCTCGCGGCGTTGTGCGTCACCGAGATCACCAGCTGGGGCGTGCTCTACTACGCCTTTCCCGTGCTGGCCGGCGAGATCACGCACACGACCGGCTGGTCGGCGGCGACCGTGACCGCGGGGTTCTCCGTCGGCCAGCTCACCGCGGCGCTGGCGGGGATCCCGATCGGGCGGTGGCTGGACCGCCGCGGCCCGCGGTGGCTGATGACGGGCGGTTCGGTCCTCGCGGTCCCGGCCGTGGTGGCGCTGGCGACGGCGCGGAACCTCGGGTGGTTCTTCACGGCGTGGCTGCTGATGGGCCTGGCCATGGGCGCCACCCTGTACCCGCCCGCGTTCGCCGCGCTGACCCGCTGGTACGGGCCCCGCCGGATCTCCGCCCTCACCGTG
Proteins encoded in this region:
- a CDS encoding FAD-dependent oxidoreductase, translated to MDELPVVVVGAGPVGLAAAAELAERGLPALVLERGPRAGAAVAEWNHVRLFSSWSELVGPAAGRLLAATGWQRPDPAAYPTGQDWVARYLEPLAAALGERVRFGAEVVGVARRGRDRVVDHGRDTEPLTVHVRRAGGGEELTTARAVVDASGTWPEPNPLGGDGLPAPGEKAAADRIAYRIPNLADAAVRARYAGKHVVVAGSGHSALTALVALSGVAGQTSWILRRGAVGNTFGGGEADQLPARGALGLRARDAVAAGLVRVVTGFRTETVSRDDEGRLVLTSPQGHRVDGVDEVVAVTGFRPDLSWLSELRLDLDATLQAPVALAPLIDPNVHSCGTVYPHGVKELAHPEPNVFLAGMKSYGRAPTFLARTGYEQVRSIAAALAGDHEAAERVELPPAETGVCGGAGLFDEPEGGASAGGCCGAPAEPRLISLSPPR